The Deinococcus carri genomic sequence CCAGACGCCCCGAAAAGGCCCGTGTGAGCGTCGTGGCTCCCGGTTGCGCCGCCGCCAGGGCCGACCGGTACGGCGCGGAGGTGCCCGCCTCGGTCGCCCGCAGAAAGGCCGTGCCGCACTGCACGAGGCTCGCCCCGGCATCCAGCGCTGCCCGCACGTCCGCCGCGTTCATCAGGCCGCCCGCCGCAATGACGGGAAGGGCCACAGCCTCCGCCACCGCCCGCGTCAGCGCCAGTGTGTCCGCCAGTTCGTCCTGGCCCCAGCCGCCCCGGTGCCCCCCTGCCGCACCGCCCTGGGCCACCACCGCGTCCACACCGTCTGCTGCCAGGGCGCGGGCTTCCTCTACCCCGGTCGCCGTGCCGATGACCAGCGTTCCCGCCGCTTGCAGAGCCGCCATCTCTGGCCGCCCCAGTCGCCCGAACGCGAAGGAAAAGACGGCGGGCTTGACCTCCAACACCGCCTCAAACTGTGCCTCAAAGTCCTCCCGCACGCGCTCCGGCAGGGCGGGCGGGGGCAACTCCAGCTCCGCGTGCAGCGGCACGAGGTCGGCCACCGCTGCCGCCACCTCTTCCTCCGTGACGGCGGGCCGGGGTTCGGGCACGAACAGGTTCAGCGCGAAGGGGCGGTCCGTCAGCCTCCGCACCGCTCCCGCCGCCTCCCGAAGCTGCGCCGGGGTCAGGTAAGCCGCACCCAGGCTCCCCAGGCCACCCGCCTGCGATACCGCCGCTGCCAGTTCGGGCGTACTCGGGCCGCCTGCCATCGGGGCCTGGACGATGGGCACGCGCAGGCCCAGGCGCTGCATCAGGGGATTCATGGGGACAGCATAAGGAGGCTGTCAGCGGTCAGCCTTCAGCTTTTCTGGCTGACTGCTGAAGGCTAAAAGCTGACGGCTGATAGCTGACCGCTCCTCGTACGCCCTACCCTGACCCCATGCCCTCCCCCTTCCCCCGTGCCTGGACTGCCTTCCGCCGTGCGGCGTATGCGGGGGGACCCCCTCCCCGGCGGCAGTTCCTCCCGCGCGAGTTCGTGGAACGGCTGCTGGCCGGGGCTGAGGCGCGGCTGCCCCTGCTCGACGCCCCCCGGCTGGACTGGTCATACGCCGAACGGGTCCATGACGCGGCCTACCTCGCCCGCTGGCGACGTGGGGAGGTGACACGCGCCGAGGAACGCGCCCTGGGGTTTCCCTGGAACGAGGCCGTTGTGGAGCGCGGCCTGCTCTCCAGCGGCGCGACCCTGGCCGCCACGCGGGACGCCCTTGCCGGCGGCCTGGGCCTGAACCTCGGTGGGGGCACGCATCATGCCTACCGCGACCACGCGGAGGGCTTCTCCTTCCTGAACGACGTGGTGATTTCCGCGCGCTGGCTGCTGGACCACGGCCACGCCGGGCGCATCCTGATTCTCGACCTCGACGTGCATCAGGGCAACGGCACGGCGGCGCTGCTGGCAGACGAGGCCCGCGCTTTCACCGTCAGCGTCCACGGCGCGAACAACTACCCCTTTCAGAAGGAGCAGAGCGGGCTGGACGTGGCCCTTCCTGACGGGACCGGGGACGGGGCGTACCTCGCCGCGCTTGAGGAGGTCGTCGCGCCCGCCGTTCGCGCCTTCCGCCCTGACTTCGCCTTCTACCTCGCGGGGGCGGACGTGCTGGAGGGCGACCAATTGGGCCGCCTGGCCCTGACGCCCGCCGGGGTCCGCGAGCGGGACAGCCGGGTGTTCCGCTGGGCCGCGCAGACCGGCACGCCGCTCGTCACCGTGATGGCCGGAGGCTACAACCGCGAGCCGCAAAAGCTGATTCAGACGCGGCTGGGCACGCTTGACGCCGCGCTGGCCACCTTCGCCGCCTCCTGATACCAAATTGGGTTGATTCCCTGGAATCAGAGCAATCCCGTATGCCCTGACCCCTCATACGGTTTCCGTCCCGTCCGTTCCCAGCAGCCCTCAACGTTCCTCCTCACCCTGCTCGGGCTGAATGGTTTTTGTCACTGCTCGACCGGAATTCGTATCAGTGGACCACGAAGTCGATTTCGACCACCGCCGTCACGTCCTTTTCCAGGCTGGTCGTGTCGTAGCTGCCGGTGTCCTCCACGCTGGTCTCGAAGCGGGGCGTGATCTGGAAGACGCCGACGCGGGCGTTCTTGACCGCGCCGACCGTGTTTCCGGCACTCCGGGCGACGGCCTGGGCACGGCGCTGGGCGTCCTGGCTGGCCTCCTGAAGGAGCTGCACCCGTACGTCCGCCAGCCGGGTATACAGGTATTCCACGTCGCCCGTCTCGACGCTCACGCCGCCCTGGCTGACCTGCACGAAGGCGGCGGTGGCGGCCCCGATGGCCCGCTGGAGCTTGGGGATGTCGGTGGCTTGCAGGCGGTAGGTCTGGCTGACCGCGTAGCGGGTGTGCTGCACTTCCCGGTTCTCGCCG encodes the following:
- a CDS encoding NAD(P)H-dependent flavin oxidoreductase, yielding MNPLMQRLGLRVPIVQAPMAGGPSTPELAAAVSQAGGLGSLGAAYLTPAQLREAAGAVRRLTDRPFALNLFVPEPRPAVTEEEVAAAVADLVPLHAELELPPPALPERVREDFEAQFEAVLEVKPAVFSFAFGRLGRPEMAALQAAGTLVIGTATGVEEARALAADGVDAVVAQGGAAGGHRGGWGQDELADTLALTRAVAEAVALPVIAAGGLMNAADVRAALDAGASLVQCGTAFLRATEAGTSAPYRSALAAAQPGATTLTRAFSGRLARGLANRVTAEVGRPLPYPLQNGLTRPLRTAAASAGRAEFLSLWAGEGAHRGREGKAAEILGDLWPE
- a CDS encoding histone deacetylase; this encodes MPSPFPRAWTAFRRAAYAGGPPPRRQFLPREFVERLLAGAEARLPLLDAPRLDWSYAERVHDAAYLARWRRGEVTRAEERALGFPWNEAVVERGLLSSGATLAATRDALAGGLGLNLGGGTHHAYRDHAEGFSFLNDVVISARWLLDHGHAGRILILDLDVHQGNGTAALLADEARAFTVSVHGANNYPFQKEQSGLDVALPDGTGDGAYLAALEEVVAPAVRAFRPDFAFYLAGADVLEGDQLGRLALTPAGVRERDSRVFRWAAQTGTPLVTVMAGGYNREPQKLIQTRLGTLDAALATFAAS
- a CDS encoding SIMPL domain-containing protein (The SIMPL domain is named for its presence in mouse protein SIMPL (signalling molecule that associates with mouse pelle-like kinase). Bacterial member BP26, from Brucella, was shown to assemble into a channel-like structure, while YggE from E. coli has been associated with resistance to oxidative stress.); protein product: MSAPSRFPAAVMATTIASLAFLATGFVVVRGLADVKNASDVINVTGSARRNITSDLAVWTFTLRSSDDASLQAAYRAFQAAQPTIEAFLRGQNFSGAELRREPVNAGPQPYTVIEDVNGENREVQHTRYAVSQTYRLQATDIPKLQRAIGAATAAFVQVSQGGVSVETGDVEYLYTRLADVRVQLLQEASQDAQRRAQAVARSAGNTVGAVKNARVGVFQITPRFETSVEDTGSYDTTSLEKDVTAVVEIDFVVH